The Toxorhynchites rutilus septentrionalis strain SRP chromosome 3, ASM2978413v1, whole genome shotgun sequence genome includes a region encoding these proteins:
- the LOC129777904 gene encoding cyclin-dependent kinases regulatory subunit, producing the protein MPSDQIQYSEKYYDEVYEYRHVILPQDLARNVPKTHLMTETEWRNLGVQQSPGWVMYMMHAPEPHILLFRRPRTNAPKKTANAPTCSAGQGSSKLAA; encoded by the exons ATGCCGTCTGATCAGATCCAATACTCGGAAAAATATTATGATGAAGTCTATGAATATCGCCATGTGATTCTCCCACAGGATTTGGCCCGCAACGTGCCTAAAACGCATCTCATGACGGAAACCGAATGGCGCAATTTAGGAGTTCAGCAATCCCCAGGTTGGGTGATGTATATG ATGCATGCACCAGAGCCACACATACTATTGTTCCGACGACCACGAACGAACGCTCCGAAAAAAACCGCCAACGCTCCAACATGCTCGGCGGGACAAGGTTCTTCCAAACTGGCAGCATAG
- the LOC129774239 gene encoding uncharacterized protein LOC129774239, with product MQDDIQNSCRACGEADNSRMVACDKCEAWWHFDCVGVGESICEKDFICQECVPGEKEPDATKNAPKPPNVAGSDVGSSASSTRNRTKLRLMKLQEQKTIMKRQLELEQAEQRRRHEAERLLKENEVERKQLEIDEQFLLEKYRALEEECDDECNDQKSRKSVQSSISKVNRWQAQHLGGIVNSTLTTQETVPVSESTTTAVVQVPTHSKAHQPVANATTVTSVFKPTILETAPIATTSASNSRSAGVVAVQSSHSRVPVSTSSSSIPVFPKNTMPRPTPAMNGAPNQISHPGNSTTHHLGGLLNRTSKQYPLGFPQISDENINYRSQVKGIMSGEPHYSRGNMMPAQEMYQGSNDNPLIGVNISQGSTMPEQEGYLGSNNNPAYLPSYHSYPYPIDRSCPLPPGLSGANPSQLNVHYPPVVHLPSLNEMGPTPRQLAARQVMLKELPTFSGNPEEWPLFISSFTNSTNACGFTNAENLMRLHRCLRGPALDAVRSRLLIPDSVPQVISTLQTLYGRPEILVYALLKKVREVPAPKPDKIETLIGFGMAVQNLYDHLHVSNQEAHLNNPTLLYELVEKLPANLKLDWAMVKRQQPGADLRTFAAYMSTIVSAATEVTLIVDQKPSQSKHDRSKEKNFCNSHSVEAHSQPKPMGSSPMGKQCLVCQDPSHKVKDCTTFQKMDVDNRWKLVQKLSLCRKCLFSHGKRPCKSKGRCDVEGCEYRHHPLLHSTAKKNSPTTSSNTAVQNHHHFGRGSLFRIIPVTLYGRERSITTFAFLDDGSSITLVEDSLVEYLGIEGKVDNLCLTWTANVTRSEELSKRVSLDISGVAQQKKFTIAEARTVRNLGLPKQTMCYEEFVELYPHLAGIPIQDYEDAVPRILIGNDNAHLSVTLKMRERRMDEPIATKTRLGWSIHGPTATVEKKRCFSMHMCQCASNDESLHELVKQYFSLDNMGVSLKRNVESDEDQRARRILQNTTQRVGFRFEIGLLWKYDNFDFPDSYFMAVRRLECLERRMKANPELCVGVNKQIEEYKRKGYIVKATEEDLITADPRKVWYLPLGVVINLKKPGKIRIFCDAAAKVDGVSLNTMLIKGPDLLVPLKSVLTGFRERRVAVCADVKEMFHQMVMRRADRQAQRILLRQNPNQEPQVYFMNVATFGSASSPCSAQFVKNLNASEYADQYPDASDAIIRKHYVDDYLDSMDSEEEAIRRAKEVTFVHSRGGFIIRGWMSNSEKVLQKLGESTSAEVKELSKEIGNFSERVLGVLWMPRVDAFTYSANFVTVPEWPTKRELLKTVMSLYDPLGFLSHFTVHGKILIQDVWRSDVAWDDKIPSELKQRWDQWVALFPSLEKVRVPRCYFPGQSSTKLKNIQLHMFVDASMAAFACVAYLRAEVAGQIQCALVTGKAKVAPLKLMSVPRLELQAAVLGARLVESICSTHTLPITKRFIWTDSKTVLGWINSDQRRYRQFVAFRIGEILEKTKANEWHWVPSDSNASDDATKWKRGPNLCPEGRWFGGPDFLHLSEEYWPSIPEEKYDTTEEQQSSMVMHHYIIDSVFDWERFSKWNRLSRTVGFVVRYLGNLRAIARRLPTTKGPLSQEELAKAEAWIFHSTQKEIFAKEVTMLSTVDTTGKSVRLNSDSKLFKLSPFLDNNGVLRVETRISLAAFASYDTRNPIILPRYHRVTKLIILWYHQKLLHGNMETVINELRQRFHVSNLRTVVRGAVKECLHCRVSKAVPSVPRMSPLPAARLRAFFRPFTFVGLDYFGPMTVRVGRSNVKLWVALFTCLSIRAVHLEVVHSLSTESCKMAVRRFVARRGSPSEIYSDNATNFLGASNELRNEIRSINGNIAETFTNSNTKWLFIPPASPHMGGAWERMVRSVKVAFYAISTTKLPTEEVFGTVLVEAESIVNSRPLTFVPLDEENQEALTPNHFLLMNSNGVVQPSKTIDDPDAVCRSDWDYCRRMVDLFWRRWIREYLPIISRRTKWFGEVKPVKQEDLVIIIDDRKRNGWMRGRVLQVQMGQDGRVRQAWVQTSTGVLRRPVAKLAVLDLGSGKTGPGSADQCYVPGNVATVTSTYVRPLVATVDPNDTVAGEIDRI from the coding sequence ATGCAAGATGACATCCAGAATAGCTGTCGTGCATGTGGTGAGGCCGACAATAGCCGGATGGTTGCTTGCGATAAGTGCGAAGCTTGGTGGCACTTCGACTGCGTAGGAGTTGGAGAAAGCATCTGCGAGAAGGATTTTATCTGTCAGGAGTGTGTCCCTGGAGAGAAAGAACCCGATGCCACAAAAAACGCACCTAAACCACCTAACGTCGCCGGCTCGGACGTCGGATCGTCTGCCAGCAGCACCCGAAACAGAACGAAGCTTCGCCTGATGAAACTACAGGAACAGAAGACAATAATGAAACGACAGTTGGAACTGGAACAAGCTGAGCAGCGGAGACGCCACGAAGCGGAAAGACTCCTGAAGGAAAACGAAGTggagaggaaacaactcgaAATCGATGAGCAGTTTTTGCTGGAAAAGTACCGCGCGTTAGAAGAGGAGTGCGACGACGAATGTAACGACCAAAAAAGCCGGAAATCAGTTCAGAGCAGCATCAGTAAAGTCAACCGATGGCAGGCACAACATCTAGGGGGTATAGTTAACTCTACCTTAACCACCCAAGAAACAGTTCCAGTTTCGGAGTCGACTACGACAGCTGTCGTCCAGGTTCCAACGCATTCCAAAGCACACCAGCCAGTGGCAAACGCTACAACCGTTACGAGTGTGTTCAAACCAACAATCCTCGAAACCGCCCCAATCGCGACAACATCGGCATCCAACAGTAGGAGCGCTGGTGTAGTAGCAGTGCAATCGAGCCACTCGAGAGTTCCAGTTTCCACATCGAGTTCATCCATACCGGTATTTCCGAAGAATACGATGCCGCGACCAACTCCTGCTATGAATGGTGCACCCAATCAAATCAGTCATCCTGGGAATAGTACCACCCATCATTTGGGAGGATTACTGAATCGAACTTCTAAACAATATCCGTTAGGGTTTCCACAAATAAGCGATGAGAACATCAACTATAGAAGCCAGGTGAAAGGTATTATGTCAGGAGAACCACATTATTCGCGAGGCAATATGATGCCTGCACAGGAAATGTATCAAGGCAGTAACGATAATCCGTTAATAGGAGTAAATATCTCGCAAGGTAGTACGATGCCTGAACAGGAAGGGTATCTAGGTAGCAATAATAATCCAGCATACCTCCCATCCTACCACAGTTATCCTTATCCAATCGATCGAAGTTGTCCTTTACCTCCGGGGTTATCTGGGGCAAACCCGTCGCAACTGAATGTGCATTATCCTCCCGTAGTTCATCTACCGTCGTTAAACGAAATGGGGCCCACACCCCGACAGCTGGCTGCGCGTCAGGTGATGTTAAAGGAGCTTCCTACGTTCTCAGGGAACCCGGAAGAATGGCCTTTATTTATAAGTTCGTTCACCAATTCCACTAATGCCTGtggtttcacgaatgcggagaACCTGATGCGATTGCATCGATGTCTACGAGGACCCGCTTTAGACGCTGTACGAAGTAGGCTTTTGATTCCGGATTCTGTTCCGCAAGTAATATCCACACTGCAGACTTTATATGGGAGGCCGGAAATATTAGTGTATGCTCTGTTGAAGAAGGTTCGCGAAGTTCCAGCACCAAAGCCCGATAAAATCGAGACGCTCATCGGATTCGGAATGGCGGTTCAGAATCTCTACGACCACCTTCATGTTAGTAATCAGGAGGCACATTTGAACAACCCTACGTTGCTTTATGAATTGGTGGAAAAGCTGCCGGCCAATCTTAAGTTGGACTGGGCAATGGTCAAACGTCAACAACCGGGAGCAGATCTTCGAACGTTCGCTGCGTACATGTCCACTATAGTATCTGCAGCTACGGAAGTTACTCTGATAGTGGACCAAAAGCCGAGTCAATCGAAGCACGATAGATCAAAGGAAAAGAATTTCTGTAACTCACATTCAGTGGAAGCTCACAGTCAACCCAAGCCCATGGGAAGTAGTCCTATGGGGAAGCAGTGCCTCGTGTGTCAAGATCCCTCGCACAAAGTAAAGGATTGTACTACATTTCAGAAGATGGATGTCGACAATCGATGGAAATTGGTACAGAAGTTATCGCTGTGTCGCAAGTGTTTATTTTCGCACGGCAAGCGCCCATGCAAATCTAAGGGACGTTGCGACGTAGAAGGTTGTGAGTACAGGCATCATCCGTTGTTGCATTCCACCGCGAAGAAGAACAGTCCAACAACGTCCAGCAACACTGCAGTGCAGAACCATCATCACTTCGGGCGAGGATCACTGTTTCGCATCATTCCCGTGACGCTGTACGGGCGAGAACGATCGATTACGACGTTCGCTTTTCTAGACGATGGATCGTCTATAACTCTGGTCGAAGATTCGTTAGTTGAATACCTAGGTATCGAAGGCAAAGTCGATAATCTGTGTCTAACTTGGACGGCTAATGTTACTCGCTCAGAGGAGCTGTCTAAACGGGTGAGTTTGGACATATCGGGTGTCGCACAGCAGAAGAAATTCACTATTGCTGAAGCACGAACGGTAAGGAACTTGGGATTACCCAAGCAGACCATGTGCTACGAGGAATTCGTGGAACTTTATCCACACCTCGCTGGGATACCGATCCAAGACTATGAGGATGCTGTTCCAAGAATTTTAATTGGAAATGATAATGCACATTTGAGTGTTACCTTGAAGATGCGTGAGAGGAGAATGGATGAGCCCATCGCCACCAAAACGCGACTGGGATGGTCAATCCATGGTCCAACGGCGACGGTGGAAAAGAAACGGTGCTTCAGTATGCACATGTGTCAGTGTGCCAGTAATGACGAAAGCTTGCACGAATTAGTGAAGCAGTATTTTTCGCTGGATAATATGGGGGTGTCTTTGAAACGAAACGTAGAGTCCGACGAAGATCAGCGAGCGAGGCGAATTTTGCAAAACACTACACAACGTGTTGGCTTTCGTTTTGAAATCGGCTTGCTGTGGAAGTACGATAACTTCGATTTTCCCGACAGCTATTTCATGGCTGTCCGAAGACTGGAATGTCTGGAGCGAAGGATGAAAGCGAATCCCGAACTCTGTGTTGGTGTGAATAAACAAATAGAAGAATATAAAAGAAAAGGATACATCGTGAAGGCAACTGAAGAAGACCTGATTACTGCGGATCCTCGAAAAGTTTGGTATTTGCCATTAGGTGTGGTCATCAACCTCAAAAAGCCAGGCAAAATCCGCATTTTCTGTGATGCGGCCGCGAAAGTGGACGGAGTGAGTCTAAATACGATGCTAATTAAAGGACCTGACTTACTAGTACCCTTGAAGTCGGTTCTGACCGGTTTCCGTGAACGGAGAGTAGCGGTTTGCGCGGATGTGAAGGAAATGTTTCACCAAATGGTAATGAGACGGGCAGACAGACAAGCACAACGAATCTTGTTGAGGCAGAATCCGAACCAGGAACCACAGGTTTACTTCATGAATGTGGCCACCTTTGGTTCTGCAAGTTCACCGTGTTCTGCACAATTTGTTAAGAACCTTAACGCTAGCGAATATGCGGACCAATACCCGGACGCGTCGGATGCCATAATACGGAAGCATTATGTTGACGATTATTTGGACAGCATGGACAGCGAAGAGGAAGCGATTAGAAGGGCGAAAGAGGTAACATTCGTCCATTCGAGAGGCGGGTTTATAATTCGTGGGTGGATGTCAAACTCAGAGAAGGTGTTACAAAAGCTGGGTGAGTCCACGAGCGCTGAAGTTAAGGAGTTATCCAAGGAGATCGGAAACTTCTCAGAACGAGTGTTAGGAGTATTATGGATGCCACGAGTTGATGCCTTCACGTACTCTGCCAACTTCGTTACAGTGCCTGAGTGGCCTACCAAAAGGGAGCTGCTCAAGACGGTGATGAGTCTATATGACCCTCTAGGATTTCTATCGCACTTTACCGTTCACGGAAAAATCCTCATACAGGATGTTTGGCGCAGCGATGTCGCATGGGACGATAAAATCCCATCTGAGCTCAAGCAGCGATGGGACCAATGGGTTGCTCTTTTCCCCTCTTTGGAAAAGGTGCGCGTGCCGCGTTGTTATTTTCCGGGGCAGTCGTCAacgaaattaaaaaatatacaattgcATATGTTCGTGGATGCCAGTATGGCCGCATTTGCTTGTGTTGCTTATCTGCGCGCTGAAGTAGCTGGACAAATACAATGTGCTTTGGTAACCGGGAAGGCGAAGGTAGCTCCACTCAAGTTAATGTCTGTGCCCCGATTGGAGCTCCAAGCTGCGGTGCTAGGGGCGCGACTGGTCGAGAGCATCTGCTCCACTCACACTCTGCCTATCACAAAGAGATTCATTTGGACCGACTCGAAGACAGTGTTGGGATGGATTAACTCCGATCAACGAAGATATCGCCAATTCGTGGCTTTCCGCATTGGGGAGATCCTTGAGAAAACAAAAGCCAACGAATGGCATTGGGTTCCCTCGGATTCGAATGCCTCTGATGATGCGACCAAGTGGAAAAGGGGACCGAATTTGTGCCCGGAAGGTCGCTGGTTCGGAGGACctgattttttacatttgagTGAGGAGTATTGGCCATCAATCCCAGAAGAGAAATATGACACAACTGAGGAACAGCAGTCCAGTATGGTAATGCATCATTATATCATCGATTCGGTGTTTGACTGGGAGCGGTTTTCAAAGTGGAACCGTTTGTCTAGAACCGTTGGGTTCGTGGTTCGATATCTCGGAAATTTGAGGGCAATAGCACGGCGACTTCCTACAACGAAGGGCCCGCTGAGTCAAGAAGAGTTGGCAAAAGCGGAGGCGTGGATATTTCATTCAACCCAAAAAGAGATCTTCGCAAAGGAAGTGACCATGTTGTCTACAGTTGATACTACAGGAAAAAGTGTGAGACTAAATAGTGACAGCAAGCTCTTCAAACTTTCTCCGTTTCTTGATAACAACGGCGTTTTGCGTGTGGAAACCAGGATAAGTTTAGCAGCATTTGCATCATATGACACAAGAAATCCTATCATTCTTCCTCGGTATCATCGTGTAACCAAGTTGATCATCTTGTGGTATCATCAGAAGCTTCTACACGGTAATATGGAAACCGTAATTAATGAGTTACGACAGCGATTCCATGTATCCAACCTACGCACCGTCGTTCGAGGCGCAGTGAAGGAATGTCTGCATTGTAGAGTGTCCAAGGCAGTTCCTTCGGTACCCAGAATGAGTCCTCTACCAGCGGCCAGGCTAAGGGCATTTTTTCGACCGTTTACATTTGTCGGTCTGGACTACTTTGGCCCAATGACGGTCCGCGTAGGACGTAGCAATGTGAAACTTTGGGTAGCGTTATTTACATGTCTTTCGATCCGTGCTGTGCATCTAGAAGTCGTGCATTCATTGTCGACAGAATCGTGTAAGATGGCTGTTCGGCGATTTGTGGCACGGCGTGGATCTCCGTCAGAAATTTACAGCGATAACGCGACAAACTTTCTAGGTGCCAGCAACGAACTTCGGAACGAGATCAGGTCCATCAACGGGAACATAGCTGAAACTTTCACGAATTCCAACACAAAGTGGTTATTCATTCCCCCGGCCTCCCCACACATGGGAGGCGCTTGGGAGAGAATGGTGCGAAGCGTAAAAGTTGCATTTTACGCTATCTCCACTACTAAGCTTCCCACGGAGGAGGTGTTTGGTACTGTTTTAGTGGAGGCCGAGAGCATAGTCAACTCCAGACCTTTGACCTTTGTACCTTTGGATGAAGAAAATCAAGAAGCACTAACACCTAACCATTTTTTGCTTATGAATTCAAATGGAGTTGTGCAGCCTTCGAAAACGATAGACGATCCGGATGCTGTATGCCGTAGTGATTGGGACTACTGTCGACGCATGGTGGATTTATTTTGGCGACGATGGATACGCGAATATTTGCCCATAATATCCCGAAGGACTAAATGGTTTGGGGAGGTAAAACCGGTAAAGCAAGAAGATTTAGTAATCATCATTGACGATAGAAAGCGGAATGGATGGATGCGCGGACGAGTGCTGCAAGTACAGATGGGCCAAGATGGACGTGTACGCCAAGCGTGGGTACAAACATCGACCGGAGTGTTGCGAAGACCGGTAGCGAAACTCGCGGTACTAGATCTTGGTTCTGGTAAAACTGGTCCTGGGAGCGCTGACCAGTGTTACGTCCCGGGGAATGTTGCGACGGTTACGAGCACATACGTTAGACCCCTCGTTGCCACAGTTGACCCCAACGATACCGTTGCTGGCGAGATAGATAGGATCTGA